The Acinetobacter chinensis genomic sequence TTGCCTGTGGTTTACCATGCCAAGATTCAGCTTGCTTAGCACCGACAGCAATCATCGCCAAAGTTGGAATTTGTTTAAGATCATCAATATTCTGTGCATTTTGATAATCAAAACGTAAACCAAGCTCAAAGAAACGTACACGGCTTTGTTGACGATTAATATTGTATTGCACACAAGGGATTAAGCTTGAAAGTAAAGTTGAACGCATCACAGCCAGATCGCTTGAAATTGGATTTGCCAATGCCAAAGGATTCACTTGTGAATTCAATTGTTTTTCAAGTTTTAAATCTGCAAAGCTGAAGCTGATCGCTTCCTGATAACCCAAAGTCACCAAAGTCTGGCGCAACTGCGGCAATTCAAACTGATCTTGATGTTTTGCTAATTTCACATCAATAACAGGTAGACTGATTTGAATATTGTCATAGCCATGAATACGTGCAACTTCTTCAATAAGATCCTGATAAATTGCCATATCGTAGCGATGTGATGGTGGAACAACAGTCCATTCACCTTGCGCTTTGACAGCTACTGTACAACCTAAACGTTGCAAAGCATCTGTAATAAAGTCCGATTCAACTTTATAACCTAACAATTGATCTACTTGCGCCTGGTTTAATTCAATCGCTTCGCGTTTTGGCAATAATGCAGCTTGTTCAGCCACTGTAATTGGACCAAATTCACCACCCGCCAAGTCTTGAATCAATTGTGATGCACGGTGCATTGCCATCATTGGCAATTCAAAATCCACACCACGCTCATAGCGCTGTGAAGCATCTGTATGTAAGCCATAGCGACGCGCACGACCTGCAATTGCAAGTTGAGCAAAGAATGCTGATTCCAGGAAAATTTCAGTGGTTTCATCAGTCACAGATGAAGATAGCCCACCCATGATACCCGCTATTGCCAATGCTTTTGCATCATCAGCAATCACCATCATATCTTCAGTTAATTCTACTTCCTGGTCATTAAGTAGAACCAGTTTCTCATTTGCAGTTGCCTGACGAACCTGTACTGAATCTTGAACCTTAGCACCATCAAAGGCATGTAAAGGTTGACCGAGTTCAATTAACACATAGTTGGTAATATCCACCAGAATACTGTGCTGACGAATCCCTGAACGTGCTAAAGCCTGTTCCATCCACTCTGGCGTTGGTGCTTTAGTATTGACGTTTTTGATGACACGACCTAAATAACGCGGGCAACCTTCAGTTGTGACCACAACTTGCTTTTGATCTGCAATTGTTGCAACAACTTCTTTGATCTCTGGTGCAGTCACAGGAAGCTGGTTAATCACACCAATTTCACGGGCAATACCACGGATACTGAAACAGTCACCACGGTTTGGAGTGATACTAATATCAATCACATGAT encodes the following:
- the pheT gene encoding phenylalanine--tRNA ligase subunit beta, producing the protein MKISENWLRTWVNPAIDSEALSDQLTMLGLEVDDLTPAAKPFTGVVVGEVLTVEQHPDADRLRVTTVNIGSGEPLQIVCGAPNVRAGMKAPVATIGAVLPGDFKIKKGKLRGVESQGMLCGASEIDLEDKIDGLLELPADAPVGVNIREYLNLDDHVIDISITPNRGDCFSIRGIAREIGVINQLPVTAPEIKEVVATIADQKQVVVTTEGCPRYLGRVIKNVNTKAPTPEWMEQALARSGIRQHSILVDITNYVLIELGQPLHAFDGAKVQDSVQVRQATANEKLVLLNDQEVELTEDMMVIADDAKALAIAGIMGGLSSSVTDETTEIFLESAFFAQLAIAGRARRYGLHTDASQRYERGVDFELPMMAMHRASQLIQDLAGGEFGPITVAEQAALLPKREAIELNQAQVDQLLGYKVESDFITDALQRLGCTVAVKAQGEWTVVPPSHRYDMAIYQDLIEEVARIHGYDNIQISLPVIDVKLAKHQDQFELPQLRQTLVTLGYQEAISFSFADLKLEKQLNSQVNPLALANPISSDLAVMRSTLLSSLIPCVQYNINRQQSRVRFFELGLRFDYQNAQNIDDLKQIPTLAMIAVGAKQAESWHGKPQAMDFFDLKGEVEEILAAGRVQAEFTRSEREWLHPGQSAEIIVDGKSIGYLGRLHPSLENELDLGTTWVAEVDQQAVLQTYVSNFTELSRFPSVRRDIALLINDKINVSEIQQLIEKTGGELLNSTWLFDVYTGQGVEEGKRSLAFALLWQHAARTLEDAEIKSGMDNIIQVLENTYQATLRAS